A genome region from Nicotiana tabacum cultivar K326 chromosome 13, ASM71507v2, whole genome shotgun sequence includes the following:
- the LOC107808172 gene encoding L-ascorbate oxidase homolog: MNNMLRFVLAILLVIPCILVNGEDPYLFHEWKVTYGTLSPLGVPQKVILINGQFPGPRINGTSNNNIIVNVFNQLDEPLLFTWNGVQQRKNSWQEGTHGTNCPIPPGANFTYRFQVKDQIGSYYYYPTTTLHRAAGGFGGISVLSRALIPVPFDTPEDDFMVLVADWYTKSHTELKNLLDNGRALGRPQGVIINGKSGKGDGKDEPMYTLTPGKTYRFRFCNVGMKDSINVRFQGHTMKLVEIEGSHTVQNVYESLDVHLGQCMSVLITADQDPKDYFLVASTRFTKEPHVATATIRYANGKGPASPQLPKAPEGWAWSLNQFRSFRWNLTASAARPNPQGSYHYGQINITRTIKLVTSAGNVDGKLRYAINGVSHVDPATPIKLAEYYGVGDKVFKYDLIKDDYEPASGKEAQDKITLAPNFVNATYRNFVEIIFENHGKSVQSWHLSGHSFFAVGIEPGRWTPEKRRNYNLLDAVSRNTIQVYPNSWAAIMTTLDNAGLWNLRSNSLERNYLGHQLYFSVLSPNHSVKDEYNMPDNDLVCGFVKDMPRPTPYKSG, from the exons atgaataATATGTTGAGGTTTGTGCTAGCAATTTTGCTAGTAATTCCTTGCATTTTAGTAAATGGAGAGGATCCTTATTTGTTTCACGAATGGAAAGTTACATATGGCACCCTTTCTCCTCTTGGGGTTCCACAAAAAGTCATTTTGATCAATGGCCAATTCCCCGGCCCTAGAATTAATGGCACATCCAACAACAACATTATTGTCAACGTGTTTAACCAGTTGGACGAGCCGCTCCTTTTCACATGGAATGGCGTCCAACAGAGGAAGAACTCGTGGCAAGAAGGTACCCATGGTACCAATTGCCCGATCCCTCCGGGGGCTAATTTCACCTATCGTTTTCAGGTCAAGGATCAAATTGGAAGTTACTACTACTACCCCACCACCACCCTACACCGCGCTGCTGGTGGTTTCGGTGGTATAAGTGTCTTGAGTCGCGCATTGATCCCTGTCCCGTTTGATACCCCTGAGGATGATTTCATGGTCCTTGTGGCTGATTGGTATACCAAGAGCCACACCGAATTGAAAAACTTGTTGGATAATGGGCGCGCTCTTGGAAGGCCACAAGGTGTGATTATCAATGGAAAGAGCGGGAAAGGCGACGGTAAGGATGAGCCAATGTACACTTTGACCCCCGGAAAGACGTACAGGTTCAGGTTTTGCAACGTTGGCATGAAGGATTCTATCAATGTTAGATTCCAGGGCCACACAATGAAACTTGTTGAAATCGAAGGTTCTCACACGGTGCAAAATGTGTATGAATCACTAGACGTCCACTTGGGACAATGCATGTCCGTTCTGATAACTGCTGATCAGGATCCCAAGGACTATTTCCTCGTGGCTTCCACGAGGTTCACCAAGGAACCACATGTTGCTACCGCCACAATCCGTTATGCCAATGGCAAGGGCCCCGCCTCACCCCAATTGCCTAAGGCACCAGAAGGGTGGGCCTGGTCCCTGAACCAGTTCCGCTCCTTCCGTTGGAATTTGACCGCGAGTGCAGCTAGACCTAACCCGCAGGGATCTTACCATTACGGTCAAATCAACATCACGCGCACCATCAAGCTAGTGACTTCGGCTGGCAACGTTGATGGCAAGCTTCGCTATGCCATCAACGGTGTCTCGCATGTGGATCCCGCAACACCAATTAAATTGGCTGAGTACTATGGTGTTGGTGACAAGGTGTTCAAGTATGACTTGATCAAGGATGATTATGAACCAGCATCTGGGAAAGAAGCACAAGATAAAATAACTCTTGCACCTAATTTTGTCAATGCCACTTACCGCAACTTTGTGGAGATCATTTTTGAGAATCATGGCAAAAGTGTTCAATCTTGGCATTTGTCTGGACACTCCTTCTTTGCTGTTGG GATTGAACCAGGGAGGTGGACCCCAGAGAAGAGGAGGAACTACAACTTACTTGATGCAGTGAGTAGGAACACAATCCAAGTTTACCCTAATTCATGGGCAGCAATTATGACAACTCTTGACAATGCTGGATTATGGAATTTGAGATCTAATTCATTGGAAAGAAATTACTTAGGACATCAATTATATTTCAGTGTCCTCTCTCCAAATCACTCAGTTAAAGATGAATACAACATGCCCGACAATGATCTTGTTTGTGGTTTCGTTAAAGACATGCCACGTCCTACTCCTTATAAATCTGGTTAA
- the LOC107808152 gene encoding probable methylenetetrahydrofolate reductase, with translation MKVIEKIQEAAKDENRVVFSFEFFPPKTEDGVENLFERMERMVAHNPSFCDITWGAGGSTADLTLEISKRMQNMVCVETMMHLTCTNMPVEKIDHALDTIKINGIQNVLALRGDPPHGQDKFVQVEGGFACALDLVKHIRAKYGDYFGITVAGYPEAHPDVIPANGIATQEIYENDLAYLKRKVDAGADLIVTQLFYDTDIFLKFVNDCRQLGITCPIVPGIMPINNYKGFLRMTGFCKTKIPEEIMAALEPIKDNEEAVKAYGIHLGTEMCKKILASGIKTLHLYTLNMEKSALAILMNLGLIEESKISRPLPWRRPTNVFRVKEDVRPIFWANRPKSYISRTLGWDEYPHGRWGNAQNPSYGALTDYQFMRARSRDKKLQEEWAVALNSVDDIYERFKDYCLGKLRSCPWSELDGLQPETKIINEKLGHINTKGFLTINSQPAVNAEKSDSPSVGWGGPGGYVYQKAYLEFFCSGEKLNTLVEKCKAFPYLTYMAINKEGNWISNISQTDVNAVTWGAFPAKEIVQPTVVDPASFMVWKDEAFEIWSRGWAQLYPETDPSRKLLEQVQNSYYLVSLVDNDYINGDLFSIFKDI, from the exons ATGAAGGTAATTGAGAAGATCCAAGAGGCAGCTAAAGATGAAAACAGGGTAGTATTTTCCTTTGAATTTTTCCCACCAAAGACAGAAGATGGGGTTGAAAATCTATTCGAAAGAATGGAAAGAATGGTAGCACATAACCCATCATTTTGTGATATAACGTGGGGTGCAGGTGGTTCAACAGCAGATCTAACACTTGAGATTTCTAAAAGAATGCAAAATATGGTGTGTGTTGAAACTATGATGCATTTAACATGTACAAATATGCCTGTTGAAAAGATTGATCATGCTCTTGATACTATTAAGATTAATGGTATTCAAAATGTTCTTGCTCTTCGTGGTGATCCTCCTCATGGTCAAGATAAGTTTGTTCAAGTTGAAGGTGGTTTTGCTTGTGCCTTGGATCTG gtGAAGCATATTCGTGCCAAGTATGGGGACTACTTTGGGATAACTGTTGCTGGTTATCCAG AGGCACATCCTGATGTTATACCTGCTAATGGAATAGCTACACAAGAGATATATGAAAATGACCTTGCCTACCTCAAAAGAAAG GTTGATGCTGGAGCTGATCTTATTGTAACTCAACTCTTCTATGATACTGATATTTTCCTCAAATTTGTCAACGATTGCCGCCAACTTGGAATTACTTGCCCCATCGTCCCGGGTATCATGCCCATTAACAATTACAAGGGCTTCTTGCGCATGACTGGATTTTGCAAGACTAAG ATTCCAGAAGAGATAATGGCTGCGTTGGAACCTATTAAGGACAACGAGGAGGCTGTCAAAGCCTACGGAATTCACCTTGGAACTGAAATGTGCAAAAAGATTTTGGCCAGCGGCATTAAGACTTTGCATCTTTATACATTAAACATGGAGAAATCAGCACTAGCCATTTTGATG AATCTTGGATTAATAGAAGAGTCCAAAATTTCTAGGCCATTGCCTTGGAGACGTCCTACAAATGTTTTCCGTGTCAAAGAAGATGTTCGTCCTATATTCTG GGCAAATCGTCCAAAGAGCTACATCTCTAGGACCTTAGGTTGGGATGAATATCCACATGGTAGATGGGGCAATGCTCAAAATCCATCATACGGGGCACTTACCGACTATCAG TTCATGCGTGCACGGTCACGTGATAAGAAGCTGCAAGAGGAATGGGCTGTGGCTTTGAATAGTGTGGACGATATCTATGAG AGATTTAAGGACTACTGTCTTGGGAAGCTGAGGAGCTGCCCTTGGTCTGAATTAGACGGTCTTCAGCCAGAGACAAAGATCATAAACGAAAAGTTGGGTCATATCAATACAAAAGGTTTCCTGACTATTAACAGCCAACCTGCAGTTAATGCTGAGAAGTCTGACTCTCCTTCTGTTG GATGGGGCGGTCCCGGTGGATATGTTTATCAAAAGGCTTACTTGGAGTTTTTCTGCTCCGGGGAGAAGTTAAACACCCTCGTCGAAAAATGCAAGGCTTTCCCCTATCTAACATACATGGCTATAAACAAGGAAGGAAACTGGATTTCCAACATCAGCCAAACTGATGTCAATGCGGTGACATGGGGAGCCTTCCCAGCTAAGGAAATTGTACAACCGACAGTCGTTGATCCCGCCAGTTTCATGGTGTGGAAGGATGAAGCATTTGAAATCTGGTCAAGAGGATGGGCTCAATTATACCCAGAGACTGATCCATCTAGAAAATTGCTTGAACAA GTTCAAAACAGTTACTACTTGGTCAGCCTTGTCGATAACGATTATAtcaatggcgatttattttccaTTTTCAAAGATATCTAA